The Methanocella arvoryzae MRE50 genome includes a region encoding these proteins:
- a CDS encoding DNA-methyltransferase — protein sequence MGRRKGAAGQTSSKGLQQQQGTETSAFGSPGRICHDSSKFYGSRLYEGLVQKKSAGYVENSVPADRMDQIFACSSEQMEELPDCSVHLMVTSPPYNVGKEYDEDLTLQEYRDFLSRVWKETYRVLVPGGRACVNVANLGRKPYLSLSSLLTADLLEAGFLMRGEIIWNKAATASPSTAWGSWQSASNPTLRDVHEYILVFSKDTFSRAGKGRTSTITRDEFLEYTKSVWTFGAESARKIGHPAPFPVELPARCIKLYTFEGDVVLDPFMGSGTTAVAALQNGRHFVGYEIDPEYVEKAEARIRACQK from the coding sequence ATGGGCAGACGAAAAGGCGCAGCCGGGCAGACGAGCAGCAAAGGATTGCAGCAGCAACAAGGCACCGAGACCAGCGCTTTCGGGTCTCCGGGCAGGATCTGCCATGACTCGTCGAAGTTCTATGGAAGCAGGCTGTACGAAGGGCTCGTCCAGAAGAAGAGCGCCGGCTATGTCGAGAACAGCGTGCCCGCCGATCGGATGGATCAGATATTCGCCTGTTCCAGCGAGCAAATGGAAGAGCTGCCGGATTGTTCTGTTCACCTGATGGTAACGTCGCCGCCGTATAACGTGGGCAAGGAGTACGATGAGGACCTCACGCTGCAGGAGTACAGGGATTTTCTGTCACGTGTCTGGAAAGAGACTTACCGGGTGCTTGTGCCGGGAGGCAGGGCCTGCGTTAACGTGGCGAACCTCGGCCGTAAACCGTACCTGTCGCTCAGCTCGCTACTCACGGCCGACTTGCTCGAGGCCGGTTTCCTGATGAGGGGCGAGATCATCTGGAACAAGGCTGCTACGGCCAGCCCATCGACAGCCTGGGGCAGCTGGCAGTCGGCAAGTAACCCCACGCTCAGGGATGTACACGAGTATATCCTGGTTTTCTCCAAAGACACCTTTTCCAGGGCGGGCAAGGGCAGGACATCCACCATCACCAGGGACGAGTTTCTGGAGTACACGAAAAGCGTCTGGACCTTCGGCGCCGAGTCCGCCAGAAAGATCGGCCATCCCGCGCCGTTCCCTGTCGAGCTTCCGGCGAGGTGTATCAAGCTATACACATTCGAGGGAGACGTGGTCCTCGACCCATTCATGGGCAGCGGCACCACGGCCGTGGCAGCCCTGCAAAACGGCAGGCACTTCGTGGGCTATGAGATCGATCCTGAGTATGTAGAAAAGGCGGAGGCCAGGATCAGGGCTTGCCAGAAATAG
- a CDS encoding CPBP family intramembrane glutamic endopeptidase, which translates to MSDSHVKGRRKSRVSKPAAIKMGKYLLPSNIAIPALMGLLFIIIAVAAAFEKGFDALVLRLTGFVLFAGLAYGVRSGLKVMGIYARLIDAFAVLFTITLLWSGAEYLHLYDPSAATAASLVFIALLNIVATAVLIAVLLFIEKDRPSTLFIKAGQLTSGLTIGVPALLAGLLLTAALAYLFFNVGSAEPSKLLTVFSMLALFSIAAGLAGEILFRGLFLSRLLPMAGKQAGLVIQAVLFAFFNGGLYYLLTSNLLYAGGVLVASAVLGYALAYVTVKENSIVAAALSGIGASMVLALPLFAAFIVA; encoded by the coding sequence ATGAGCGACAGCCATGTGAAAGGGCGAAGGAAATCACGTGTATCAAAGCCGGCAGCCATAAAGATGGGGAAGTACCTGCTTCCTTCTAACATCGCAATACCGGCGTTGATGGGTCTTCTCTTCATCATTATTGCCGTAGCGGCCGCCTTCGAGAAAGGCTTCGACGCTCTTGTACTGCGCCTCACCGGCTTCGTCCTGTTCGCAGGCCTCGCATACGGGGTGCGCTCTGGCCTAAAAGTGATGGGCATATACGCCCGGCTGATAGACGCGTTCGCGGTACTCTTCACCATCACGCTGCTCTGGAGCGGCGCCGAATACCTGCACCTGTACGATCCGTCTGCAGCAACAGCAGCTTCCCTCGTGTTCATCGCCTTGTTGAACATAGTTGCGACAGCCGTGCTGATCGCCGTACTGCTCTTCATCGAGAAAGACCGGCCATCTACACTCTTCATAAAGGCCGGACAACTTACCTCCGGGCTGACGATCGGAGTGCCTGCCCTGCTCGCAGGGCTGCTTCTCACAGCCGCACTGGCTTACCTGTTCTTCAACGTCGGCAGCGCGGAACCGTCAAAGCTGCTCACCGTGTTCTCTATGCTGGCGCTGTTCTCGATTGCCGCAGGCCTGGCCGGCGAAATCCTGTTCCGGGGGCTGTTCCTCTCCAGGCTGCTGCCGATGGCCGGAAAGCAGGCGGGCCTCGTCATCCAGGCGGTCCTCTTTGCGTTCTTCAATGGCGGACTGTACTACCTGCTCACCTCAAACCTGCTCTACGCCGGAGGAGTCCTTGTGGCCTCGGCTGTCCTTGGCTATGCTCTCGCCTACGTGACGGTTAAAGAGAACAGTATCGTGGCAGCAGCGCTCTCAGGTATAGGTGCCAGCATGGTCCTTGCCCTGCCGCTGTTCGCCGCATTTATCGTGGCCTGA
- a CDS encoding HAD family hydrolase: protein MSEIKGLIFDLDGTIIDNYDRYLEHMLTCVGNDLGFCFTLGHAKDLWYSIGAESRDQVIHSWGLDPDRFWTAFNRHESLEKKIENTYLYKDALFLASLKIPKGIVTHTSLEHTTRLLEHVGMREHFDPIIACTEETGFKPSPLPLIYCLMEMQIKPEEAVYVGDTWSDMMAARNAGIKSVYVNRFNRPIDFVPDYEIDSLEKIAGIVEACCPELLTTTAGRQ from the coding sequence ATGTCTGAAATCAAAGGCCTCATTTTCGACCTGGACGGGACCATCATTGACAATTATGACAGGTACTTAGAGCACATGCTCACCTGCGTCGGAAACGATCTCGGGTTCTGCTTCACGCTCGGCCACGCGAAGGACCTGTGGTACTCCATCGGCGCCGAATCCAGGGACCAGGTAATCCATAGCTGGGGCCTCGACCCGGACAGGTTCTGGACTGCGTTCAACAGGCACGAGAGCCTCGAGAAAAAGATCGAGAACACTTACCTCTACAAAGACGCGCTATTCCTCGCAAGCCTTAAGATCCCCAAAGGCATCGTGACCCACACCTCGCTGGAGCACACCACCAGACTGCTGGAGCACGTCGGCATGCGGGAGCACTTCGACCCCATCATCGCCTGCACCGAGGAAACCGGCTTCAAGCCATCCCCGCTGCCACTGATCTATTGCCTGATGGAAATGCAGATCAAGCCCGAAGAGGCGGTCTACGTCGGCGACACCTGGTCAGACATGATGGCGGCCAGAAATGCGGGGATCAAGTCTGTGTACGTCAACCGGTTCAACAGGCCGATAGACTTCGTGCCGGACTACGAGATCGACAGCTTAGAGAAGATTGCGGGGATCGTCGAAGCTTGCTGCCCAGAGCTGCTCACCACAACCGCGGGAAGACAATAG
- a CDS encoding cupin domain-containing protein, whose product MSSKFPPVVTRLPQADIPLQGVTAYLSQGKDQQIIFMEFAEEIDLPEHAHKAQWGFVIEGRLDFKIGDAELRTYRKGDYYFIPEGVKHTGRIYAGLMVMDHFDQPDRYGVKKS is encoded by the coding sequence ATGAGCAGTAAATTTCCGCCAGTAGTAACCCGATTGCCGCAAGCCGATATTCCGCTGCAAGGCGTCACCGCTTATCTCTCCCAGGGCAAGGACCAGCAGATCATCTTCATGGAGTTCGCCGAGGAGATCGACCTGCCTGAGCATGCCCACAAAGCCCAGTGGGGCTTCGTCATCGAGGGCCGGCTGGACTTCAAGATCGGCGACGCCGAACTCAGGACCTACCGCAAAGGTGACTATTACTTCATCCCCGAAGGCGTCAAGCACACCGGCCGCATCTACGCCGGCCTCATGGTCATGGACCACTTCGACCAGCCCGACCGCTACGGGGTCAAAAAGAGCTGA
- a CDS encoding chemotaxis protein CheW, giving the protein MASDEEMQVVVFRAGESDYCADIRDVREIIRLDNITSIPGSGEHLEGIINVRGEIVPLISLRSLTGMPRQETDRETRVLIIDHKPAFGLIVDTVGEVKKVPRETVVPLPPMIRNRIDNHLFTGIVKLPDRILIIIDLKKVVDRKAPEQECLAIDTEPAGVEETLQVSDNSDQALAPATPALTAVAAPEATQQQPQPDLTRAPPDGVSDNVSKADGGVTPARAAVPAEQTIEVHVTDPRITEIHLDALREIGNIGTSHAATSLSTLVNIPINITVPDIKLVQISNISGMMSETMMVGLLLELKNAEASVGYLYNLFPAPSALRIVDKLMGLEIGTTKELDEMGQSAIMEVGNIISSSFCDAVAEFLGITMLPTPPSYVCDMADSILENTIVEISMIADDAIIFRTDMADDEHIFEGYVMLFLNPETLEKILSIIDSKLGL; this is encoded by the coding sequence ATGGCGAGTGACGAGGAGATGCAAGTAGTCGTATTCCGCGCAGGCGAATCGGATTATTGTGCGGACATCCGGGACGTCAGAGAGATCATCAGGCTGGATAACATCACCAGCATACCGGGCTCGGGAGAGCACTTAGAGGGCATCATCAACGTCCGCGGAGAAATAGTGCCGCTCATATCCCTCCGCAGCCTGACGGGCATGCCCCGCCAGGAGACTGACAGGGAAACCAGAGTGCTGATCATCGATCACAAGCCCGCTTTCGGGCTCATCGTGGATACGGTAGGCGAGGTGAAAAAAGTGCCCCGGGAGACTGTCGTGCCCCTGCCACCGATGATCAGGAACAGAATCGACAACCACCTCTTTACGGGCATCGTCAAGCTGCCTGACCGCATCCTGATCATCATCGACCTTAAGAAGGTCGTGGACAGGAAGGCCCCGGAGCAGGAATGCCTGGCTATCGATACTGAGCCTGCCGGAGTCGAGGAAACGCTGCAGGTGTCCGATAACAGCGATCAGGCGCTGGCACCGGCAACGCCTGCTCTCACAGCAGTTGCCGCCCCGGAAGCCACACAGCAGCAGCCGCAGCCCGATCTCACAAGAGCACCCCCGGATGGCGTATCCGACAACGTGTCTAAGGCCGACGGAGGAGTCACCCCTGCCCGGGCAGCCGTACCCGCAGAGCAGACTATCGAGGTCCACGTTACGGACCCCCGCATAACTGAAATTCACCTGGACGCCCTGAGGGAGATCGGCAACATCGGCACGTCACATGCTGCGACGTCACTGTCCACGCTGGTGAACATACCGATCAACATCACCGTGCCCGACATCAAGCTGGTGCAGATCAGCAACATCTCGGGCATGATGAGCGAGACTATGATGGTGGGCCTGCTGCTCGAGCTGAAGAACGCAGAAGCCTCGGTCGGCTACCTGTATAACCTGTTCCCGGCGCCCAGCGCGCTGAGGATCGTGGACAAGCTTATGGGACTGGAGATAGGCACCACGAAAGAACTGGACGAGATGGGCCAGTCCGCCATCATGGAAGTGGGCAACATCATCAGCTCCTCCTTCTGCGATGCAGTGGCCGAATTCCTGGGCATCACCATGCTTCCCACACCACCCAGCTACGTGTGTGATATGGCAGACTCGATTCTCGAGAACACGATCGTCGAGATCAGCATGATAGCGGACGACGCGATTATCTTCCGCACGGACATGGCCGACGACGAGCACATCTTCGAAGGCTATGTCATGCTGTTCCTCAATCCGGAGACGCTGGAAAAGATCCTCTCGATCATCGACTCCAAGCTCGGGCTATAA
- a CDS encoding B3/B4 domain-containing protein, whose product MQFEGIVERFPNLCVAEGIVKDLEIGPASDDLEKLKPEIAGKIRSAYTLEAVKDDPGFRAYRDFFWSVGVDPTKTRPASEALVRRILAGKPLPTINTAVDAYNLVSALHGVPIAAFDADLLSGSLTMRFATAGEQFKGIGMKEPVDLKPNQVIICDEAEIIAIYPYRDSDSTKVTMTTKNMHIISCGVPGVSRDRVLDAYRACGDYLAKYCHGSATEPHLYP is encoded by the coding sequence ATGCAGTTCGAGGGCATTGTCGAGAGGTTCCCGAACCTATGTGTTGCGGAAGGCATTGTTAAAGATCTAGAGATAGGGCCGGCATCGGATGATCTGGAGAAGCTGAAGCCCGAGATCGCAGGTAAGATCAGGTCTGCATACACTCTCGAGGCGGTCAAGGACGACCCGGGGTTCAGAGCTTACAGAGACTTTTTCTGGAGTGTCGGCGTCGACCCCACCAAGACAAGGCCGGCGTCAGAAGCGCTGGTGAGGCGAATCCTGGCAGGAAAGCCGCTACCGACGATCAACACAGCGGTCGACGCCTATAACCTGGTATCCGCCCTCCATGGCGTTCCAATCGCCGCTTTCGACGCAGACTTGCTAAGTGGTAGCCTTACGATGAGGTTCGCGACCGCCGGAGAGCAATTCAAGGGCATAGGCATGAAGGAGCCGGTAGATCTCAAGCCCAACCAGGTGATCATCTGTGATGAGGCAGAGATCATAGCGATATACCCTTACAGGGACTCGGACAGCACTAAGGTAACCATGACAACAAAAAATATGCACATTATATCGTGCGGTGTGCCTGGAGTCAGCAGGGATCGAGTGCTCGACGCGTACAGAGCCTGTGGGGATTACCTGGCGAAATATTGCCATGGCTCTGCAACAGAGCCGCACCTGTACCCGTGA
- a CDS encoding glutaredoxin domain-containing protein, which translates to MPDVKIYTQPSCGYCNQLKEYLQKHNISFEDKDITKDRTAMDELIHKYKVRATPLLVYGDKTIVGFNPDEINKVLGSEAGQQAEAGAK; encoded by the coding sequence ATGCCTGACGTAAAAATATACACACAGCCATCCTGCGGATACTGCAACCAGCTCAAAGAATACCTGCAGAAACACAATATTTCGTTCGAGGACAAGGACATCACCAAAGACCGAACTGCGATGGACGAGCTCATCCACAAGTACAAGGTCCGGGCAACGCCTCTCCTCGTCTACGGTGACAAGACGATCGTCGGTTTCAACCCTGACGAGATCAACAAGGTTCTGGGCTCCGAGGCAGGCCAGCAGGCCGAGGCCGGAGCGAAGTAA
- a CDS encoding ABC transporter ATP-binding protein: MSAIITRGLTKKYGKFEALSGLSIEVAEGESFCLLGPNGAGKSTTISLLTGSIEPTSGNAVVMGVDVAKDPIGVKKLVGIVPEMEYPPSFLTVREYLDLVCSIRKVKEPKPEIDRWIEFFGLGPKEDVLCKDLSKGTKKKVIVSAALVHEPKLLFLDEPFLDLDPIVQHNMKDYLRSYVKEGGTVFLSTHILEIAEKLCDRTAILYNGKLIASGRVAELKHSRESLEDVFIRLVKEEGA; encoded by the coding sequence ATGTCGGCGATCATTACCAGAGGCTTAACTAAGAAGTACGGAAAATTCGAGGCGCTGTCAGGCCTGAGCATCGAAGTCGCCGAAGGCGAGTCCTTTTGCCTTCTGGGCCCCAACGGCGCCGGTAAATCGACTACTATCAGCCTGTTGACGGGCTCGATAGAGCCCACGTCGGGAAACGCTGTCGTGATGGGCGTCGACGTGGCAAAAGACCCGATCGGGGTGAAGAAGCTGGTAGGCATCGTGCCGGAGATGGAGTATCCCCCCAGCTTCTTAACCGTCAGGGAGTACCTGGACCTGGTCTGCAGCATCAGGAAAGTCAAGGAGCCCAAACCTGAGATCGATCGCTGGATCGAGTTCTTCGGCCTCGGGCCAAAGGAAGACGTGCTCTGCAAAGACCTGAGCAAAGGCACGAAGAAGAAGGTGATCGTCTCGGCGGCGCTGGTACACGAGCCGAAGCTGCTGTTCCTTGACGAGCCTTTCCTCGACCTGGACCCGATAGTACAGCATAACATGAAGGACTACCTGAGGTCATACGTGAAAGAGGGCGGCACAGTATTCCTGTCCACCCACATCCTTGAGATCGCCGAGAAGCTCTGCGACAGAACCGCCATCCTGTATAATGGCAAGCTGATAGCTTCGGGCAGGGTCGCCGAGCTCAAGCATTCCCGGGAGAGCCTGGAAGACGTCTTCATCCGGCTGGTGAAAGAGGAAGGGGCATGA
- a CDS encoding tetratricopeptide repeat protein, whose translation MSRLHEMMDEIERQRRRGNFKGAENLAKLEMKEYELQGNTPYYNFYRGFLWYLYDFPFDAMVHFNNSLLTEDRDMFYVHKFKGVVNLENGKYDEAIEAFEDAMKLVSTEADTISILNSLGNAYLRAGNTQRALELYSEALQLSYDHDLDEWTQITLSNIGVAHVNMGDYKGSLKFFEDALDLARALDDARGERICLNNLAGVLNNMGQREDALELFMEALKKASQIGDKYGMRVAYTNLGYTYRLLDDLDKAMEYYKKALDQAREIGDRPGEAMAQYWINSLREGQKRFVAP comes from the coding sequence ATGAGCCGGCTACACGAGATGATGGACGAGATCGAGCGCCAGCGCCGCAGGGGCAACTTTAAAGGTGCGGAGAACCTGGCGAAGCTCGAGATGAAGGAGTACGAGCTGCAGGGCAACACGCCGTACTATAATTTTTACAGAGGCTTCTTATGGTACCTGTACGACTTCCCGTTCGATGCCATGGTACACTTCAACAACTCACTGCTGACCGAAGACAGGGACATGTTTTACGTCCATAAGTTCAAGGGCGTCGTCAACCTGGAGAACGGCAAGTACGATGAGGCCATAGAAGCTTTTGAGGATGCCATGAAGCTGGTTTCCACAGAGGCGGATACCATTTCCATCCTCAACTCCCTGGGCAACGCGTACCTGAGGGCGGGGAATACTCAACGGGCACTGGAACTTTACAGCGAAGCCTTACAGCTATCGTATGACCACGACCTCGACGAGTGGACGCAAATCACCCTGTCCAACATAGGCGTAGCTCACGTCAATATGGGAGACTACAAAGGGTCTCTAAAATTCTTCGAAGATGCGCTGGATCTGGCCAGAGCGCTGGATGATGCCCGGGGCGAGAGAATTTGCCTAAATAACCTGGCAGGCGTCCTCAATAACATGGGCCAGCGAGAAGATGCGCTGGAACTATTCATGGAAGCCCTGAAGAAAGCATCGCAGATTGGCGATAAGTATGGAATGCGCGTCGCATATACCAATTTAGGGTACACCTACAGGCTCTTAGACGATCTCGACAAGGCTATGGAGTACTACAAAAAAGCCCTGGATCAGGCCAGAGAGATAGGCGATCGCCCGGGGGAAGCCATGGCCCAGTACTGGATCAACTCGCTGCGGGAAGGCCAGAAAAGATTCGTGGCGCCCTGA
- a CDS encoding carboxymuconolactone decarboxylase family protein has protein sequence MPYKEFEKFEKRMGYMPQLLELIKDTNPEMFETINGLDEVILKDGAISAKNKRLIAMAITATQQCSDCVDTHARAALYLGAKKEEIMEAIFVAMLVGGAPSVAASRNTIRFLKGEMDPLDFAGE, from the coding sequence ATGCCTTACAAGGAGTTTGAAAAGTTTGAAAAGCGGATGGGCTACATGCCCCAGCTTCTGGAACTGATCAAGGATACCAATCCTGAGATGTTCGAGACGATCAACGGGCTGGATGAGGTCATCCTGAAGGACGGCGCCATCTCTGCCAAGAACAAGCGGCTCATCGCCATGGCTATCACGGCCACTCAGCAGTGCTCTGACTGTGTGGACACTCACGCACGGGCAGCGCTCTACCTCGGCGCGAAGAAAGAGGAGATCATGGAAGCCATCTTCGTGGCCATGCTGGTGGGTGGCGCGCCAAGCGTTGCAGCATCGCGGAACACAATCCGGTTTTTGAAGGGCGAGATGGACCCTCTGGACTTCGCCGGTGAATAA
- a CDS encoding DNA-directed RNA polymerase subunit D codes for MKLEIIELKDRKAKFVLTDVTPAFANGLRRAMIADVPKMAIDYVDIYDNTSVLFDEMLALRLGLIPLKTNLDMYQLQSECECKGAGCSLCQVTLSVSAEGPCVVHSSDMKSSDPETVPVDNNIPIIELKQGQKVVASGTARLGFTKEHAKYQPVCAAGYKNVPIVTVSDKCDQCKACIDECPRGVFKIEKNKLVVTDQYKCSMCKLCVDVCDAGAIDVSADKKAFIFTVETDGSYSAQEIITRAAKSMKDRAAKLGEILEAF; via the coding sequence ATGAAGTTGGAGATCATTGAGCTGAAGGATCGGAAGGCGAAGTTCGTCCTTACCGATGTCACCCCGGCGTTCGCGAACGGCCTCCGCAGGGCCATGATCGCAGACGTGCCCAAGATGGCGATCGACTACGTCGACATCTATGACAACACGTCGGTGCTCTTCGACGAGATGCTGGCACTGCGGCTCGGTCTCATACCCCTGAAGACGAACCTCGACATGTACCAGCTCCAGTCGGAGTGCGAGTGCAAGGGAGCAGGCTGCTCCCTCTGCCAGGTCACCCTGTCGGTGTCTGCCGAAGGGCCATGCGTCGTCCACTCCAGCGACATGAAGTCGTCGGACCCGGAGACCGTGCCCGTAGACAACAACATACCCATCATCGAGCTCAAGCAGGGCCAGAAGGTCGTCGCAAGCGGCACCGCAAGGCTTGGCTTCACTAAAGAGCACGCCAAGTACCAGCCGGTATGTGCGGCTGGCTACAAGAACGTGCCAATCGTGACGGTATCTGACAAGTGCGACCAGTGCAAGGCATGTATCGACGAATGCCCGAGGGGCGTTTTCAAGATCGAGAAGAACAAGCTCGTGGTCACCGACCAGTACAAGTGCTCGATGTGCAAGCTGTGTGTCGACGTCTGCGACGCAGGCGCCATAGATGTCTCTGCAGACAAGAAGGCTTTCATCTTTACTGTAGAGACCGACGGGTCATACTCCGCACAGGAGATCATCACCCGTGCCGCAAAGTCCATGAAGGACCGCGCAGCAAAGCTCGGCGAGATCTTAGAGGCATTCTGA
- a CDS encoding 30S ribosomal protein S11, with protein MADQPQFKWAIAHIFSSFNNTIITVTDLTGAETLAKTSGGMVVKQDRNESSPYAAMQMAMNVAEQIKAKGIQGVHIRVRAPGGNHQRSPGPGAQAAIRSLARAGLRIGRIEDVTPIPHDGTRAPGGKRGRRV; from the coding sequence ATGGCAGACCAGCCTCAGTTTAAGTGGGCAATTGCACACATCTTCTCATCGTTCAACAACACCATCATCACCGTCACCGACCTGACCGGCGCAGAGACGCTGGCCAAGACCTCGGGCGGCATGGTGGTCAAGCAGGACCGCAATGAGAGCTCGCCCTATGCAGCCATGCAGATGGCGATGAACGTGGCAGAGCAGATCAAGGCAAAGGGCATCCAGGGCGTACACATCCGCGTGCGCGCCCCCGGCGGCAACCACCAGAGGAGCCCCGGCCCGGGTGCTCAGGCAGCCATCAGGTCGCTCGCCCGTGCAGGCCTCCGCATCGGCAGGATCGAGGACGTTACCCCCATACCGCACGACGGCACCAGAGCCCCGGGCGGCAAGCGTGGCAGGCGCGTATAA
- a CDS encoding 30S ribosomal protein S4, whose translation MGYPGQAKKLYDTPNHPWQKARIDEETSLVKKYGLRNKKSVWKHASDLRKYRSNARALLGVMSAGNLPEDSHYIRDAQNIVKKLQTLGILKEDAKLEDVLALKVDDIMERRLQTIIYRKGFANSIKQARQFIVHGHISLNGRKITVPGYLVLKSEEDMLSYYVGSPITKEKLMAKPQPASAPKAAAAPKAAAAPAEAAAAPKKEE comes from the coding sequence ATGGGATACCCAGGTCAAGCAAAGAAGCTCTACGATACGCCTAACCACCCGTGGCAGAAAGCGAGGATCGATGAAGAGACCAGCCTTGTCAAGAAGTATGGCCTCAGGAACAAGAAGAGCGTATGGAAGCACGCATCCGATCTCAGGAAGTACCGTAGCAACGCCAGAGCACTCCTCGGTGTAATGAGCGCCGGCAACCTGCCGGAAGACTCCCACTATATCAGGGACGCCCAGAACATCGTGAAGAAGCTCCAGACCCTCGGCATTCTCAAGGAGGACGCCAAGCTCGAAGACGTTCTTGCGCTGAAGGTCGACGACATCATGGAGCGCAGGCTGCAGACTATCATCTACAGGAAAGGCTTCGCCAACTCCATCAAGCAGGCGCGCCAGTTCATCGTCCACGGGCACATTTCGCTCAACGGCCGGAAGATCACCGTCCCGGGCTACCTCGTTCTCAAGAGTGAGGAAGACATGCTCAGCTACTACGTCGGCTCTCCGATCACCAAGGAAAAGCTGATGGCGAAGCCGCAGCCGGCGTCTGCGCCGAAGGCGGCAGCAGCCCCGAAGGCAGCAGCAGCCCCGGCGGAAGCAGCAGCGGCCCCAAAGAAGGAGGAATAA
- a CDS encoding sugar O-acetyltransferase, translating into MNEKQKMLAGDLYLASDPDLVADRLRARKLLHEYNSTMPDLTAKRSQILQDLFGSIGPEYEIEPPFYCDYGYNIFAGRKFYVNFGCVILDCNRVTIGDNVLMAPYVQVYTAYHPTDPALRMSGRELAAPVTIGDNVWIGGGVIILPGVTIGSNTTIGAGSVVTKNIPDNVVAAGNPCRIIKSLK; encoded by the coding sequence ATGAATGAGAAACAGAAAATGCTCGCCGGCGACCTCTACCTTGCCTCTGACCCGGATCTGGTCGCCGATCGGTTGCGGGCTCGCAAACTTCTGCACGAATACAACTCTACAATGCCCGATCTCACAGCGAAGCGTTCTCAAATACTGCAAGACCTCTTCGGCAGCATAGGCCCTGAATATGAGATCGAGCCGCCATTTTACTGCGACTACGGCTACAACATCTTCGCCGGCCGCAAATTCTACGTGAACTTCGGCTGTGTGATTCTTGACTGTAACCGGGTCACAATTGGCGATAACGTGCTGATGGCGCCGTATGTGCAGGTCTACACTGCCTATCATCCGACAGACCCCGCCTTACGAATGTCGGGCCGTGAGCTGGCGGCGCCCGTGACGATCGGCGATAACGTCTGGATTGGCGGCGGCGTCATTATACTGCCTGGCGTCACCATCGGTAGCAACACGACTATCGGGGCGGGGAGCGTTGTTACAAAGAATATTCCGGACAACGTGGTTGCCGCGGGCAATCCCTGCAGGATAATAAAATCCTTGAAGTGA